One segment of Candidatus Hydrogenedentota bacterium DNA contains the following:
- the larC gene encoding nickel pincer cofactor biosynthesis protein LarC: MKILYFDCACGASGDMIVGALLDAGVDMASLRIALESLKAPGLSVSADRVKKHGIMATQFRVHVPHEHAHRHLADIAAIIGDSALPDPVKRGSIETFERIARCEADIHGTTVEKIHFHEVGAIDSIADIVGAHWAMHALAVERVVASPLNLGSGTVEMAHGSLPVPAPATAALLRGVPCYGSEVPGELVTPTGAALITQFAHLYGPVPAMRIVSSGYGAGSRDMPGRANVLRVLVGESSDAPKAEWPDAEYITVIEANIDDMTPELLPPLVANVLEKGARDAFLTPILGKKGRPAYLVTILCDEEKVPEVVPAIFYASTTFGVRIRQERRICLEREFRLVRTPWGTVQVKIGRHGKTITSLSPEYEDCRRLAEANGVSVLAVYELAHAAAIKGDFGNA; this comes from the coding sequence ATGAAGATCCTCTATTTTGACTGCGCGTGCGGCGCAAGCGGCGACATGATCGTGGGCGCGTTGCTCGACGCGGGCGTGGATATGGCGTCGCTTCGGATCGCGCTCGAATCGCTGAAGGCGCCGGGGCTTTCCGTGTCGGCGGATCGTGTCAAGAAACACGGCATCATGGCGACGCAATTCCGCGTTCATGTTCCGCACGAACACGCGCACCGGCATCTTGCGGATATCGCCGCCATCATTGGGGACAGTGCGTTGCCCGACCCCGTGAAGCGGGGCAGCATCGAAACGTTCGAACGCATCGCCCGATGCGAGGCGGACATTCACGGAACGACGGTCGAAAAAATCCATTTTCACGAGGTGGGCGCAATTGATTCCATCGCGGACATTGTGGGGGCGCATTGGGCCATGCACGCCCTGGCCGTCGAACGCGTGGTCGCGTCGCCGCTCAATCTGGGATCGGGTACTGTCGAAATGGCGCACGGCTCTTTGCCCGTGCCGGCCCCGGCGACCGCCGCGCTTCTGCGCGGCGTGCCGTGTTACGGCAGCGAGGTCCCCGGTGAACTGGTCACGCCGACGGGCGCCGCGCTGATCACGCAATTCGCGCATCTGTACGGCCCCGTGCCGGCCATGCGCATTGTTTCGTCGGGGTACGGCGCCGGTTCGCGGGATATGCCCGGGCGCGCCAACGTGTTGCGCGTGCTGGTCGGTGAATCGAGCGACGCGCCGAAGGCGGAATGGCCGGATGCGGAATACATCACGGTCATCGAGGCCAACATTGACGACATGACGCCGGAATTGCTGCCGCCGCTCGTCGCCAACGTGCTGGAAAAGGGCGCGCGTGACGCGTTCCTCACGCCGATTCTCGGCAAAAAAGGCCGGCCCGCCTATCTGGTGACGATCCTGTGCGACGAGGAAAAAGTGCCGGAGGTCGTTCCGGCGATTTTCTATGCCTCGACGACTTTCGGCGTCCGCATTCGCCAAGAAAGGCGGATATGCCTTGAGCGCGAATTCCGGCTTGTCCGAACCCCTTGGGGTACGGTACAGGTCAAGATAGGGCGCCACGGTAAAACGATCACGTCGCTTTCGCCGGAATACGAGGATTGCCGCCGTCTGGCGGAAGCCAACGGGGTCAGCGTGCTGGCCGTATATGAACTGGCGCATGCCGCCGCCATCAAGGGAGATTTTGGGAATGCCTAA
- a CDS encoding alpha/beta hydrolase, translating into MTLKKRVFIGMGAILAALALVVAVVVFLLVHRVEGEYFDSNGCRIHYTVEGRGEPVILVHGVAANADLNWRYPGVIRALARDFKVIAFDLRGHGLSGKPHEVDKYGIQMVEDIVRLMDHLHIQKAHVAGYSLGGFLLLKLLATHPDRVASAAICAAGWKNPDDPSPLPNPYTAPKADARKWLDAALSAPVASTSKSLFHRVRNAVGDRLMDKTAKKALKQKYVELAVTEAELKAIHVPAICLIGTQDGFLFLARDLRAHMPGIEFCQIVGAGHFTTPFRRVFKADLRDFFIRHRGTAQ; encoded by the coding sequence TTGACGCTGAAAAAACGTGTCTTCATCGGCATGGGCGCGATCCTGGCCGCGCTGGCCTTGGTTGTCGCCGTGGTCGTCTTTTTGTTGGTTCATCGCGTCGAGGGCGAGTATTTCGACTCGAACGGCTGCCGCATCCACTACACGGTCGAGGGCCGGGGCGAGCCGGTGATCCTGGTGCACGGCGTCGCCGCGAACGCCGATCTGAATTGGCGGTATCCGGGCGTCATTCGCGCGTTGGCCAGGGATTTCAAGGTCATCGCGTTCGATCTGCGCGGCCACGGTCTCAGCGGCAAGCCGCACGAAGTGGACAAGTACGGCATTCAGATGGTCGAGGATATCGTCCGGTTGATGGACCATCTGCATATTCAAAAGGCGCACGTGGCCGGCTATTCGCTTGGGGGATTCCTGCTGTTGAAACTGCTCGCGACGCATCCGGATCGCGTGGCGAGCGCGGCGATTTGCGCGGCGGGATGGAAGAATCCCGACGATCCGTCGCCGCTGCCCAACCCGTACACCGCGCCCAAGGCGGACGCGCGGAAATGGCTCGACGCGGCGCTTTCGGCGCCCGTGGCGTCCACGTCGAAATCGCTGTTCCATCGCGTGCGCAACGCGGTCGGCGACCGGTTGATGGACAAGACGGCCAAGAAGGCCCTGAAACAGAAATACGTTGAACTGGCGGTCACGGAAGCGGAACTCAAAGCGATTCATGTCCCCGCGATATGCCTTATTGGGACGCAGGACGGTTTTCTCTTCCTTGCGCGCGATCTGCGCGCGCACATGCCGGGCATCGAGTTCTGCCAGATCGTCGGCGCGGGCCATTTCACGACGCCGTTCCGCCGCGTCTTCAAGGCGGATCTGCGCGACTTCTTCATCCGTCATCGCGGCACGGCGCAATAA
- a CDS encoding carbohydrate ABC transporter permease — MTRKRLRVPVFEIVMLALGLLFVSPCFIALLNSFKTLREITLSPLALPSALAWDNYAYLFTGVKLAQPMLNSLLMCIAVILALVTTAPMAAYSIMRRDMRTGKFLRVFFLAGLTIPFQIIMVPLLQQFRLLGIQFTYLALLVHYVSWGLPLCIFIYSGFMATIPKELEESASIDGCGPIATFWRIIFPLLAPCTITVVIFWGLWIWNDFMQAFIIMGTNKGQLVFVQLWRFLSDKYVKNWNYIFAGVVVLSMPVTILYLAMQRRFIKGLMAGAIK, encoded by the coding sequence ATGACACGCAAGCGCCTCCGCGTCCCCGTCTTTGAGATCGTCATGCTTGCGCTCGGCCTGCTTTTCGTGTCGCCGTGTTTCATCGCGCTGTTGAATTCGTTCAAGACGCTGCGCGAAATCACGCTGTCGCCGCTCGCCCTGCCAAGCGCCCTTGCGTGGGACAACTACGCGTACCTGTTCACGGGCGTGAAACTCGCCCAGCCGATGCTCAACAGCCTGCTCATGTGCATCGCGGTGATCCTGGCGCTGGTCACGACCGCGCCGATGGCCGCGTATTCGATCATGCGGCGCGATATGCGGACCGGCAAGTTCCTGCGCGTGTTTTTCCTCGCGGGCCTGACGATTCCCTTTCAGATCATCATGGTGCCGCTGCTCCAGCAGTTCCGGCTGCTCGGCATCCAGTTCACCTACTTGGCGCTGCTCGTCCATTACGTTTCGTGGGGCCTGCCGCTGTGCATCTTCATTTACAGCGGATTCATGGCGACCATACCGAAGGAATTGGAGGAATCCGCCTCCATTGACGGTTGCGGGCCGATTGCAACGTTCTGGCGGATCATCTTCCCCTTGCTCGCGCCCTGCACGATCACCGTCGTCATTTTCTGGGGACTCTGGATCTGGAACGATTTCATGCAGGCGTTCATCATCATGGGCACAAACAAGGGGCAGCTGGTATTCGTCCAGCTCTGGCGATTCCTGTCCGACAAGTACGTCAAGAACTGGAACTACATCTTCGCGGGCGTCGTCGTGCTCTCGATGCCGGTAACAATCCTTTATCTCGCCATGCAGCGGCGATTCATCAAGGGACTCATGGCCGGCGCGATCAAGTAG
- a CDS encoding sugar ABC transporter permease, whose translation MTRRARKVIHESLASLVLCGPAVFLYAGFIVTPAILGFAYSLTDWTGWNRTPRFIGLANFREAFTDSRFFDAIRFTLFETALIVFFFSFGTMLLAILLDRLRVFKGAIRGLFFYPYILSILVSALLFQYLANYNEGVINTLLRGAGLGRFAQDWMGDPRWVAYFIFALVAWNGAGFFTTVYLANLQTIPADLYEAARIDGAGAFTVFTRIQFPMLLPTLTTNSVLALITGINLFPQIVVTTQGGPGWRTFSIGYYIYHLGVLSNRQGYAAAISFITFAALVAIAAVQVAILRRRQVAL comes from the coding sequence GTGACGCGTCGCGCGCGGAAAGTGATTCACGAAAGTCTGGCGTCGCTGGTTTTGTGCGGACCGGCGGTGTTCCTGTATGCCGGGTTCATCGTAACGCCGGCGATACTGGGCTTTGCATACAGCCTGACGGACTGGACGGGCTGGAATCGAACGCCTCGATTCATCGGGCTGGCGAATTTCCGCGAGGCCTTCACGGACAGCCGGTTTTTCGACGCGATACGGTTCACGTTGTTCGAGACGGCGCTGATCGTGTTCTTTTTCTCGTTCGGCACGATGCTGCTGGCCATCCTGCTCGACCGGCTTCGGGTGTTCAAGGGCGCGATTCGCGGACTGTTCTTTTATCCGTACATCCTGAGCATCCTCGTCAGCGCGCTTTTGTTCCAGTATCTGGCGAACTACAACGAGGGCGTGATCAACACGCTGCTTCGGGGCGCGGGTCTCGGGCGGTTCGCGCAGGATTGGATGGGCGATCCGCGATGGGTGGCGTATTTCATCTTCGCGCTGGTGGCGTGGAACGGCGCGGGGTTCTTCACGACCGTCTACCTCGCGAACCTGCAAACCATTCCGGCGGACCTCTACGAGGCCGCGCGGATTGACGGCGCGGGCGCGTTCACGGTGTTCACGCGCATCCAGTTCCCGATGCTATTGCCGACGCTGACGACGAACAGCGTGCTGGCGCTGATTACGGGCATCAATCTCTTTCCGCAAATCGTCGTCACGACGCAGGGCGGCCCCGGCTGGCGGACGTTTTCCATCGGCTATTACATCTACCATCTCGGCGTGCTCAGCAACCGGCAAGGCTACGCCGCCGCGATTTCGTTCATCACCTTCGCGGCGCTGGTGGCGATTGCGGCGGTCCAGGTGGCGATCTTGCGGCGCAGGCAGGTGGCGTTATGA
- the larB gene encoding nickel pincer cofactor biosynthesis protein LarB has product MDPARLKALLETVASGEISPDDALARLRALPFEDLGFAKIDHHRTLRKGFPEVIFSAGKTPEQVVEIVGRMHAHGSNVLATRCSDAVVAAVCAAYPGAVHHEAARALTLTVKPPNPLPGYAAVVCAGTSDIPVAEEAAVTCGAMGATVQRVYDVGVAGIHRLLDRRVVLEEAYAVIVCAGMEGALASVVGGLVDKPVIAVPTSVGYGASFGGIAALLGMLNSCASGVAVVNIDNGFGAGAYAAIIGRMLAGRAPGKNK; this is encoded by the coding sequence ATGGATCCCGCAAGGCTGAAAGCGCTCCTCGAAACGGTGGCATCGGGCGAAATCTCGCCGGACGATGCGCTGGCGCGTTTGCGCGCGCTTCCTTTCGAGGATCTGGGCTTCGCGAAGATTGACCATCATCGCACGCTGCGCAAGGGTTTTCCGGAGGTCATTTTCAGCGCAGGCAAGACGCCGGAACAGGTCGTCGAAATTGTCGGGCGCATGCACGCACACGGCAGCAACGTGCTGGCGACGCGATGTTCCGATGCGGTCGTGGCGGCGGTGTGTGCGGCCTATCCCGGCGCGGTGCATCACGAGGCCGCGCGGGCGCTCACGCTGACCGTAAAGCCTCCCAATCCCTTGCCGGGGTATGCCGCCGTGGTGTGCGCGGGCACAAGCGATATTCCCGTGGCCGAAGAAGCCGCAGTCACCTGCGGCGCGATGGGCGCAACGGTCCAGCGCGTGTACGACGTCGGCGTCGCCGGCATTCACCGCCTGCTGGACCGGCGCGTGGTGTTGGAAGAAGCCTACGCCGTCATTGTTTGCGCCGGAATGGAGGGCGCCCTGGCCAGCGTCGTCGGCGGACTGGTGGACAAACCTGTCATCGCCGTGCCGACCAGCGTCGGCTATGGCGCGAGTTTCGGCGGCATCGCCGCGCTGCTCGGCATGCTGAACTCGTGCGCGTCCGGCGTTGCGGTCGTGAATATTGACAACGGTTTCGGGGCGGGCGCCTATGCGGCGATTATCGGGCGCATGCTGGCCGGCCGCGCTCCGGGAAAGAACAAATGA
- a CDS encoding type II toxin-antitoxin system VapC family toxin, which translates to MKHLYLESSIVSYLAALPSRDLIKTARQQITHEWWAKRRHDFEVFVSEIVIEEISQGNSDAVQRRLEVVAGLPVLNLTEAAEDLAGFIVDRGGLPAKAVQDALHLGVAAVHGVDYLLTWNCRYLANAELMGGMSALLVERGFHPPVVCTPDELLGQNDV; encoded by the coding sequence ATGAAGCATCTGTACCTTGAAAGCAGCATAGTAAGCTATTTGGCCGCGCTGCCAAGCCGGGATTTGATCAAGACCGCACGCCAACAAATCACGCACGAGTGGTGGGCTAAGAGGCGGCACGATTTTGAAGTATTCGTCTCCGAGATAGTCATCGAGGAAATCTCGCAGGGTAACTCGGATGCCGTTCAACGCCGCCTTGAAGTGGTTGCGGGGCTCCCTGTGCTGAACCTGACGGAAGCGGCGGAAGACTTGGCGGGTTTCATCGTGGATCGAGGCGGTCTGCCAGCGAAAGCCGTTCAAGACGCACTTCATCTTGGCGTTGCGGCGGTTCATGGAGTAGACTACCTTTTAACATGGAACTGTCGGTATCTGGCCAATGCGGAGTTGATGGGCGGGATGAGCGCCTTGCTCGTTGAAAGGGGTTTTCACCCGCCTGTCGTATGTACGCCAGACGAATTGTTGGGTCAGAACGATGTATGA
- a CDS encoding sodium:solute symporter yields MQTPFSTIDWIILIAYFVAVASIGPLFARRNKSTESFFVGNRQFPAWLLGLAMFATSISSITVVAFPGDAYKAAYLRWLPTLMLPFGILIGSKFFLPFYRRNKCTSAYEYLEGRFGNGVRTYVSVTFVIGQVMRIATILYLVSLVFQQMTGASPYACILMGGGVIAIYSVLGGVSAIVWAQFLQAFLLWFGAILCFATLIRGIDGGLGAVFTTGWADGKFMLGDLNIATGKLEPAKWFSIWDKSILMMLIGGLAGWVFEYSGNQNVVQKYVSAKNPKEAFKAIWICCACSVPTWAFFMLMGTSLYVFFKQHPDPTAAAILSGAHGAKPESILPFFCIKMLPAGLAGIVITGILAAAMSASSASISGISAVFITDIYRRHLVKKAGERHYVLVARITSAIACLLMMGGAVLFYRASDLTLQDFGARLGSVLGGGILGVYVLGFLTTRGTGRSVAVGIGATLVFSIYMAVIEFMKVTPEQFMSLLGCSRTAALWLLKPVHIYYVGLAGHLLTFVVAYLLSSLFEQKRDLTGLTFWTQIESEE; encoded by the coding sequence ATGCAAACCCCATTCAGCACGATTGACTGGATAATCCTGATCGCCTACTTTGTCGCAGTCGCTTCGATTGGTCCGCTGTTCGCCCGGCGCAACAAGTCCACCGAGAGTTTCTTCGTCGGGAACCGCCAGTTTCCCGCGTGGCTGTTGGGTCTGGCCATGTTTGCCACGTCCATCAGTTCGATCACCGTCGTGGCCTTTCCGGGCGACGCGTACAAGGCCGCCTATCTGCGCTGGTTGCCCACGCTCATGCTCCCGTTCGGCATTCTCATCGGCTCGAAATTCTTCCTGCCGTTCTATCGGCGCAACAAATGTACGTCCGCGTACGAGTATCTCGAGGGCCGGTTCGGCAACGGGGTGCGCACCTATGTGTCCGTGACGTTCGTGATCGGACAGGTCATGCGGATAGCCACCATCCTTTATCTCGTGTCGCTGGTGTTCCAGCAGATGACGGGCGCATCGCCGTACGCCTGCATCCTGATGGGCGGCGGCGTCATCGCGATTTACTCGGTGCTGGGCGGTGTCAGCGCGATTGTCTGGGCGCAGTTTCTTCAGGCATTCCTGTTGTGGTTTGGCGCCATTCTCTGTTTCGCGACGCTTATTCGCGGCATAGACGGCGGGCTCGGCGCCGTGTTCACAACCGGCTGGGCCGACGGCAAGTTCATGCTCGGCGACCTCAACATCGCCACCGGCAAGCTCGAACCCGCGAAATGGTTCTCCATCTGGGATAAATCCATCCTCATGATGCTGATCGGCGGATTGGCCGGATGGGTTTTCGAATACAGCGGCAACCAGAACGTGGTTCAGAAATACGTTTCCGCCAAAAATCCGAAAGAAGCCTTCAAGGCCATCTGGATCTGCTGTGCGTGCAGCGTGCCCACATGGGCCTTCTTCATGCTCATGGGCACCTCGCTGTACGTCTTTTTCAAGCAGCATCCCGATCCGACGGCGGCGGCCATTCTCTCCGGCGCCCATGGCGCCAAGCCCGAGTCCATTCTCCCCTTCTTTTGCATCAAGATGCTTCCGGCCGGTCTGGCGGGCATCGTGATCACCGGTATTCTCGCCGCCGCGATGTCGGCCTCTTCCGCGAGCATCAGCGGCATCTCGGCGGTGTTCATCACGGACATCTACCGGCGCCATCTGGTCAAGAAGGCCGGCGAACGACACTATGTCCTTGTCGCGCGGATCACTTCGGCCATCGCCTGTCTTTTGATGATGGGCGGCGCCGTGTTGTTCTACCGCGCCAGCGATTTGACGCTTCAGGATTTCGGCGCCCGGCTCGGATCCGTACTGGGCGGCGGGATTCTCGGCGTCTATGTCCTCGGATTTCTGACCACACGCGGCACGGGCCGCTCCGTCGCGGTCGGCATCGGCGCCACGCTCGTGTTCTCGATATACATGGCCGTCATCGAGTTCATGAAAGTCACGCCCGAACAGTTCATGAGCCTGCTTGGATGTTCCCGGACGGCCGCCCTGTGGTTGCTCAAGCCGGTTCACATCTATTACGTGGGATTGGCCGGGCATCTCCTGACTTTTGTGGTGGCCTATCTTCTATCGAGCCTCTTCGAACAGAAACGAGACTTGACCGGCCTCACGTTCTGGACACAAATCGAGTCCGAAGAATAG
- a CDS encoding sulfatase-like hydrolase/transferase translates to MSRVSRRDFVKTAAAGLALGGCSTTGAGADRETHRPPNLVFVFPDEFRRQAIGCMGEDPVITPNLDRFASEGVVFTHAVSNRPVCSPYRASLLTGKYPFSTGITTNCYDETVPYNVFLRESERCISDVLHDRGYCCGYIGKWHLEAPREPHLYSRGKGGVWDEYTPPGPRRHGFEFWHSYGCHDDHLHPHYWIGDAPRDKETTFDEWSPRHEASTAIEFIRNRDERPFALFVSMNPPHMPFHMVPDEYVDRYGDKTCEDLLTRPNVDLNTKPGQIAKRWAKHYFAAVTGVDEQFGRILQCLKDEGLENDTIVVFTSDHGEMMGSQGLMYKSVWYEESLGVPFLIRWPGRIRPGRDDLLLGVPDVMPTLLGLMGLGKEIPAAVEGTNYAPLLLGMGGKRPSSALYLLHDPAMPYAGARGIRTNRYTYVIERRTDGGERFLYDNEKDPYQRTNKAGSDPALEKELQAELARWLELTRDPWRNTLA, encoded by the coding sequence ATGTCTCGAGTATCGCGCCGTGATTTCGTAAAGACGGCGGCGGCCGGGTTGGCGCTGGGCGGATGTTCGACAACGGGGGCCGGCGCGGACAGGGAGACACACAGGCCGCCGAATCTCGTGTTCGTTTTTCCGGACGAATTCCGACGGCAGGCAATCGGGTGCATGGGCGAGGATCCGGTCATTACGCCGAATCTGGACCGGTTCGCGTCGGAAGGGGTCGTGTTTACGCATGCCGTGAGCAACCGCCCCGTGTGCAGTCCGTACCGCGCATCGCTGCTGACGGGCAAATATCCCTTCTCGACCGGCATCACGACGAACTGCTACGACGAGACCGTGCCCTACAACGTGTTTCTTCGCGAATCGGAGCGGTGCATCTCGGACGTGCTGCACGATCGGGGCTATTGTTGCGGCTACATCGGCAAGTGGCACTTGGAAGCGCCGCGGGAGCCTCACCTGTATTCGCGCGGCAAGGGCGGCGTGTGGGACGAATACACGCCGCCGGGACCGCGCCGCCACGGCTTTGAATTCTGGCACTCGTACGGCTGCCACGACGATCATCTGCACCCGCATTATTGGATAGGCGACGCGCCGCGCGACAAGGAAACCACGTTCGACGAGTGGTCTCCCCGGCACGAAGCCTCGACGGCCATCGAGTTCATCCGCAACCGGGACGAGCGCCCGTTCGCGTTGTTCGTCTCGATGAACCCGCCCCACATGCCGTTTCACATGGTTCCGGATGAATACGTCGATCGGTACGGAGACAAGACCTGCGAGGATTTGCTCACGCGCCCCAACGTTGACCTGAACACGAAGCCCGGGCAAATCGCGAAGCGCTGGGCGAAACACTATTTCGCGGCGGTCACGGGCGTGGACGAACAGTTCGGGCGCATCCTGCAATGCCTGAAGGACGAGGGGTTGGAAAACGACACGATCGTCGTGTTTACCTCCGACCACGGCGAGATGATGGGCAGCCAGGGCCTGATGTACAAAAGCGTGTGGTACGAGGAATCGCTGGGCGTCCCGTTTCTGATCCGCTGGCCGGGGCGCATACGGCCCGGACGCGACGACCTGCTCCTGGGCGTGCCGGACGTGATGCCGACACTGCTGGGATTGATGGGACTCGGAAAAGAGATTCCCGCCGCGGTCGAAGGGACGAATTACGCGCCGCTGCTCTTGGGCATGGGCGGCAAGCGTCCGTCATCGGCGTTGTACCTGCTTCACGACCCGGCCATGCCCTACGCGGGCGCGCGCGGCATCCGCACAAATCGGTACACGTATGTAATCGAACGCCGGACGGATGGCGGGGAACGGTTCCTGTACGACAACGAAAAGGATCCGTATCAGAGGACCAACAAGGCGGGGAGCGATCCGGCCCTGGAAAAGGAACTTCAGGCGGAACTCGCCCGCTGGCTGGAACTCACGCGGGATCCATGGCGCAACACGCTCGCCTGA
- a CDS encoding addiction module protein, whose translation MHGAKEIIEEAAALPVEERAFVADSLLRTLNAPAPEIDHVWCETAMRRLAGLRTGRVKAVSSDDVFDKIKERLERSSRGRGGTRRSN comes from the coding sequence ATGCACGGCGCAAAGGAAATCATCGAAGAAGCGGCCGCCCTCCCTGTCGAAGAGCGCGCGTTCGTGGCGGATTCGCTCTTGCGCACGTTGAATGCCCCCGCCCCGGAGATTGACCATGTGTGGTGTGAGACTGCCATGCGGCGCCTGGCCGGCCTGCGCACAGGCCGTGTAAAGGCGGTTTCTAGCGATGACGTATTCGACAAGATCAAAGAACGTCTTGAGCGATCATCCAGAGGCAGAGGCGGAACTCGCCGGAGCAATTGA
- a CDS encoding DUF4962 domain-containing protein: MRRILVIAIVSAGYAAVAAPLLNESPAVENEWGYRPDGQTLNLNPPGFVWRPCKDAAGYRLQVARDKQFRRIAYEAQDVPWSAHCPAKPFDPGRYHWRYAARGKDGALSDWSKVRAFDIAEDAAACPQPTRGELAERMPKEHPRLFFRPEDVPRFHDLSKGSLADNWTKLLDAADQILASPPDLSEPPKYPPEVSRKDTPDQWRKIWWGNHDRSMAAGNAAATLAFAYRIGGDEKYGKAARDLLMGMAAWDPQGATEYEYNDEAAMPILYLASRAYTWAYPLLSDADRAAIVETMRIRGAQAFGRLQRGQHLWKPYNSHSNRAWHFLGELAIAFYDTIPEAPEWLDYAMTIFYTVYPAWGDDDGGWHEGAAYWNSYTSRFMYWAYVVRAAFGIDVFERPFYKRIGDYALYIAPPGSKTGGFADLSLSTTSNSLAPLVAVLAQGARNPHWKWYADACGYAFGGGYLDFIYAANAPGLTGQPPSGMPASACFRGTGIATLNTNLLDADDNIALHFKSSPFGRQSHGYNSNNAFLLHMGGERVFISSGTRDLYGSKHHAQWMWESLADNAILVDGKGQIKHSPEARGRIVAFDTSPNVDIVVGEAGRSYENLDRWTRRIVFLKPHAILIHDLLDTPHPATFQWRLHAIAPFAIEDRTVRCEAKTGTVDVRFLQPATLELSQSDRFDIPPGDWVKMNWKEWHLTADAAERARHREFLVLMTLNDAPVAVSAKPGRPNALDLSTPGGEVHVDFRSDRFAVNAPRFRKTLKDAKE, translated from the coding sequence ATGCGACGCATCCTTGTCATTGCCATTGTATCGGCGGGGTATGCGGCCGTGGCCGCGCCCCTTCTGAATGAATCGCCCGCCGTCGAAAACGAGTGGGGTTACAGGCCCGACGGGCAGACGCTGAACCTGAATCCGCCGGGGTTCGTGTGGCGGCCCTGCAAGGATGCAGCCGGTTACCGGCTGCAAGTCGCGCGGGACAAACAATTCCGGAGAATCGCCTACGAGGCGCAAGACGTGCCGTGGTCCGCGCACTGTCCCGCAAAACCCTTCGATCCGGGCCGGTACCATTGGCGTTACGCCGCGCGCGGCAAGGACGGCGCATTGTCGGACTGGAGCAAGGTGCGCGCGTTCGATATCGCCGAAGACGCGGCGGCATGCCCGCAGCCCACGCGCGGGGAACTGGCCGAACGGATGCCGAAGGAGCATCCCCGTCTCTTCTTCCGCCCGGAAGACGTGCCTCGTTTTCATGATTTATCCAAGGGATCGCTTGCGGATAATTGGACGAAGTTGTTGGATGCCGCCGACCAGATCCTCGCCTCGCCTCCGGACCTGTCGGAACCGCCCAAGTATCCGCCGGAAGTGTCGCGCAAGGACACGCCCGACCAATGGCGCAAGATCTGGTGGGGCAACCACGACCGTTCGATGGCCGCGGGAAACGCCGCCGCGACCCTGGCGTTTGCCTATCGCATCGGCGGCGATGAAAAGTACGGCAAGGCGGCGCGGGATCTGCTCATGGGCATGGCGGCCTGGGATCCGCAAGGCGCGACGGAATACGAGTACAACGACGAGGCGGCCATGCCGATCTTGTATTTGGCGTCGCGCGCCTACACGTGGGCGTATCCGCTGCTTTCGGACGCGGATCGCGCGGCCATCGTCGAAACGATGCGCATACGCGGCGCACAGGCGTTCGGGCGCCTCCAGCGCGGCCAGCATCTCTGGAAACCCTACAACAGCCACAGCAACCGCGCATGGCATTTCCTGGGCGAACTGGCCATCGCGTTTTACGACACGATTCCGGAAGCGCCCGAGTGGCTCGATTACGCCATGACCATTTTTTACACGGTCTATCCCGCCTGGGGCGACGACGACGGCGGCTGGCACGAAGGCGCCGCCTACTGGAACAGTTACACCAGCCGGTTCATGTACTGGGCCTATGTCGTCCGCGCGGCGTTCGGAATCGACGTGTTCGAGCGCCCGTTCTACAAGCGCATCGGCGATTACGCCCTCTATATCGCGCCGCCGGGCAGCAAGACGGGCGGCTTCGCCGACCTGTCGCTGTCCACGACCTCGAATAGCCTTGCGCCGCTCGTGGCCGTGCTCGCGCAGGGCGCGCGCAATCCGCACTGGAAATGGTACGCCGATGCGTGTGGTTACGCGTTTGGCGGCGGTTATCTCGATTTCATTTACGCGGCCAATGCGCCGGGATTGACGGGACAGCCGCCGTCCGGCATGCCGGCGTCGGCCTGTTTCCGCGGCACGGGTATCGCGACGCTCAACACGAATCTGCTCGACGCAGACGACAACATCGCGCTGCATTTCAAGAGCAGCCCGTTCGGACGCCAAAGCCACGGCTACAACTCGAACAATGCCTTCCTGCTCCACATGGGCGGCGAACGCGTGTTCATCAGTTCCGGCACGCGCGACCTGTACGGCAGCAAACACCACGCGCAATGGATGTGGGAATCGCTCGCCGACAACGCCATCCTGGTGGACGGCAAGGGGCAGATCAAGCATTCGCCCGAAGCACGGGGGCGGATCGTCGCGTTCGACACCTCGCCCAACGTGGACATCGTTGTGGGCGAGGCCGGGCGCTCGTATGAAAACCTCGACCGGTGGACGCGCCGGATCGTCTTTCTCAAGCCGCATGCGATCCTGATTCACGACCTGCTCGATACGCCCCATCCCGCGACGTTCCAATGGCGTCTCCATGCCATCGCGCCCTTCGCCATCGAGGATCGGACCGTGCGGTGCGAGGCGAAAACGGGAACCGTGGACGTGCGGTTCCTTCAACCCGCCACGCTCGAACTCTCGCAGAGCGACCGGTTCGACATCCCGCCCGGCGACTGGGTCAAGATGAACTGGAAAGAGTGGCATCTCACCGCCGATGCGGCCGAACGTGCCAGGCATCGCGAGTTTCTCGTCCTCATGACGCTCAACGATGCGCCCGTCGCCGTGTCGGCCAAACCCGGCAGGCCGAATGCCCTCGATCTGTCCACCCCCGGCGGCGAGGTCCACGTGGATTTCCGTTCCGACCGATTCGCCGTCAACGCCCCCAGATTCCGCAAGACGCTCAAGGACGCCAAGGAGTGA